GGCCAAGGACATCAAGGTCGGCCCCGACGTGGAGATCCTCAACCCGGACCACGTCATCGCCACCCTTGAAAAAGGTGGGCACCTCTCCATCGAGATGACCATCGTCAAGGGCCGGGGCTGGGTACCTGCCGAGCGCAACAAGCAGCCGGGGCAACCCATCGGGGTCATGGCCATCGACTCCATCTTCAACCCGGTCCGGAAGGTCAACTACACGGTGGAAAACACCCGTGTCGGGCAGCGCACCGACTTCGACCGGCTGGTCCTGGAGCTTTGGACGAACGGCACCATCGCCCCCCTGGACGCGGTCTCCTCGGCGGCGCAGATCCTCATGCAGCACCTGGATCTGTTCAAGAACCTGACCAGGCCCGAAGAGCAGGTGACGCTGCTGGAAAGCCCCCAGGAGCGGGAGCGCAACCGCGTCCTGGAGATGCCCATCGAGGAACTGGGGCTTTCGGTGCGCTCGTACAACTGCCTGAAGCGGGCGGGCATCGACACCGTCGGGGAACTGACGCGCAAGACCGAGGACGACATGATGAAAGTGCGCAATCTGGGCAAGAAGTCGCTC
The nucleotide sequence above comes from Bacillota bacterium. Encoded proteins:
- a CDS encoding DNA-directed RNA polymerase subunit alpha — translated: MLELERPTIQTAEVTDTYGKFVVEPLERGYGITLGNSLRRVLMSSLPGAAVATIRIDGVLHEFSHVPGVREDVTDIILNLKGLVVRLHGDGPVTARLEASGEGPVLAKDIKVGPDVEILNPDHVIATLEKGGHLSIEMTIVKGRGWVPAERNKQPGQPIGVMAIDSIFNPVRKVNYTVENTRVGQRTDFDRLVLELWTNGTIAPLDAVSSAAQILMQHLDLFKNLTRPEEQVTLLESPQERERNRVLEMPIEELGLSVRSYNCLKRAGIDTVGELTRKTEDDMMKVRNLGKKSLQEVKEKLAQLGLSLRKSDDE